In Microbacterium binotii, one DNA window encodes the following:
- a CDS encoding amino acid ABC transporter permease has translation MSSVLYDLPGRRAIIRNRIIGVITVLVILGLGGFVVYRFIETGQFSAEKWYIFTFTTVWEQILAATGRTLAAFAAAAVASVVLGFVLALGRMSDHAWVRWPATGIIELFRAVPVLILMMLLYYGLPVVGVRLEAYWAVVIALAVYNGSVLAEVIRAGVESLPRGQSEAGYALGLRKAGVMRLILLPQAVRAMLPVIVAQLVVTLKDTALGYIITYNELLYYARLIGTQAQYDRPILQAGMVAAAIYISLCLVLAGIAKWVEVRMRSSQRAGRGGQAAPLGRATTDTEVIAAQRGVGKYDSSAL, from the coding sequence ATGAGCTCCGTTCTGTACGACCTGCCCGGCCGTCGCGCGATCATCCGCAACCGGATCATCGGCGTCATCACCGTCCTCGTCATCCTCGGTCTCGGCGGTTTCGTCGTCTACCGCTTCATCGAGACCGGTCAGTTCTCCGCCGAGAAGTGGTACATCTTCACTTTCACGACCGTCTGGGAGCAGATCCTCGCGGCCACGGGCCGCACGCTGGCCGCGTTCGCGGCCGCTGCGGTCGCCTCCGTCGTCCTCGGATTCGTGCTGGCGCTGGGTCGCATGTCCGATCACGCCTGGGTGCGCTGGCCCGCGACGGGGATCATCGAACTCTTCCGCGCGGTGCCCGTGCTGATCCTCATGATGCTGCTCTACTACGGCCTGCCCGTCGTGGGGGTGCGGCTGGAGGCGTACTGGGCCGTGGTCATCGCGCTCGCCGTCTACAACGGCTCCGTGCTCGCCGAAGTCATCCGCGCAGGGGTCGAGTCGTTGCCGCGCGGTCAAAGCGAGGCCGGATACGCGCTGGGGCTGCGCAAGGCCGGTGTGATGCGGCTCATCCTGCTCCCGCAGGCGGTGCGGGCGATGCTCCCGGTGATCGTCGCGCAGCTCGTCGTCACTCTCAAGGACACCGCGCTCGGCTACATCATCACCTACAACGAACTGCTCTACTACGCCCGGCTCATCGGTACGCAGGCGCAGTACGACCGACCGATCCTGCAGGCGGGCATGGTCGCAGCCGCGATCTACATCTCTCTGTGTCTCGTGCTCGCCGGCATCGCCAAGTGGGTCGAGGTCCGGATGCGCTCGTCGCAGCGCGCGGGCCGGGGTGGTCAGGCCGCGCCGTTGGGGCGGGCGACGACCGACACGGAGGTCATCGCGGCGCAGCGAGGTGTCGGCAAGTACGACTCCAGCGCCCTCTGA
- a CDS encoding amino acid ABC transporter permease — MNVIVDNLDIWGIALRNTLLLFFAGALIALVLGTLVGAMRVSPVPIARAVGTVYVNIVRNTPLTVIFFFFAFGYPALDLPNPGYTVLAMCALGIYTATYVAEVLRSGINTVPVGQAEAARALGLTFGQVMALVIMPQAFRSVVPPMMSVLIALLKNTTIAAGFSVAELGVIRANLSERGENALVVLLWVAAIFIVMVLALSLVQRRLENRWRVAR; from the coding sequence ATGAACGTGATCGTCGACAACCTCGACATCTGGGGCATCGCGCTGCGCAACACGCTGCTGCTCTTCTTCGCGGGCGCGCTGATCGCGCTCGTGCTGGGCACGCTCGTGGGTGCGATGCGCGTCTCTCCGGTGCCGATCGCCCGCGCAGTCGGCACGGTGTACGTGAACATCGTGCGGAACACCCCCCTGACGGTCATCTTCTTCTTCTTCGCCTTCGGATACCCCGCGCTGGATCTTCCGAACCCCGGATACACCGTGCTCGCGATGTGCGCGCTCGGGATCTACACCGCCACCTACGTCGCCGAGGTGCTGCGCTCGGGCATCAACACCGTCCCGGTCGGTCAGGCGGAGGCCGCCCGAGCGCTGGGGCTGACGTTCGGTCAGGTGATGGCGCTCGTCATCATGCCGCAGGCGTTCCGCTCCGTGGTTCCGCCCATGATGAGCGTGCTCATCGCGCTGCTCAAGAACACGACCATCGCCGCGGGCTTCTCCGTCGCCGAGCTCGGCGTGATCCGCGCGAACCTCAGCGAGCGCGGTGAGAACGCGCTCGTGGTGCTGCTGTGGGTCGCGGCGATCTTCATCGTGATGGTGCTGGCGCTCTCGCTGGTCCAGCGACGACTCGAGAACCGATGGAGGGTGGCGCGATGA
- a CDS encoding glutamate ABC transporter substrate-binding protein encodes MRTTRLTALLGLTAVAALGLTACNSGSPTPGGAAGGSEGTDESSVWFETAADVSLEGSPTFDRITERGGVIVGVKEDQPGLGFLDVTTNERTGFDIDIARWIAASLGYGEEDITFQPIASANREQAIVNGDIDYYVGTYSITDKRKEQIDFAGPYFITGQGLLVASDSDISSEADLGPDTNVCSATGSTPIQNIKANFPGVPTTEFDVYSACVEALLNGQVDAVTTDQAILIGYAALYPDELKVVGEPFSEERYGVGLEKGDTVLLEHINEMFTDGGDIWQAIFDKNLGASGITVEQPAVDAAS; translated from the coding sequence ATGCGCACCACACGACTGACCGCCCTTCTGGGACTCACGGCCGTCGCGGCCCTCGGCCTCACCGCGTGCAACAGCGGATCGCCGACTCCCGGCGGCGCCGCCGGCGGCTCGGAAGGCACCGATGAGAGCTCGGTCTGGTTCGAGACGGCCGCCGACGTCTCGCTGGAGGGCAGCCCCACCTTCGACCGCATCACCGAGCGCGGCGGAGTGATCGTCGGTGTGAAGGAGGACCAGCCGGGTCTCGGCTTCCTCGACGTGACGACCAACGAGCGCACCGGCTTCGACATCGACATCGCCCGGTGGATCGCCGCATCCCTCGGCTACGGCGAGGAAGACATCACCTTCCAGCCGATCGCCTCGGCCAACCGCGAGCAGGCGATCGTGAACGGAGACATCGACTACTACGTCGGCACCTACTCGATCACCGACAAGCGCAAGGAGCAGATCGACTTCGCCGGACCGTACTTCATCACGGGTCAGGGCCTGCTCGTCGCGAGCGACAGCGACATCTCCAGCGAAGCGGATCTCGGCCCCGACACCAACGTGTGCTCGGCCACCGGTTCCACGCCGATCCAGAACATCAAGGCGAACTTCCCGGGTGTGCCCACCACGGAGTTCGACGTCTACTCGGCCTGCGTCGAGGCGCTGCTGAACGGCCAGGTGGATGCGGTCACCACCGACCAGGCGATCCTGATCGGCTACGCGGCCTTGTACCCCGACGAGCTCAAGGTCGTGGGCGAGCCCTTCAGTGAGGAGCGTTACGGCGTCGGCCTCGAGAAGGGCGACACCGTCCTGCTCGAGCACATCAACGAGATGTTCACCGATGGCGGCGACATCTGGCAGGCCATCTTCGACAAGAACCTCGGTGCATCCGGGATCACCGTCGAGCAGCCCGCCGTCGACGCAGCCAGCTGA
- a CDS encoding amino acid ABC transporter ATP-binding protein, with protein MTPSDAAPPTSNITVRRGDPLVVLTDVQKHYGDFQALTDIDLTVNRGEVVVVIGPSGSGKSTLCRTINRLETITSGTITIDGEDLPSEGKQLAALRADVGMVFQSFNLFSHLTILENVTLGPIKVKGMKKADAEREAKTLLERVGVAHQANKLPAQLSGGQQQRVAIARALAMTPKVMLFDEPTSALDPEMINEVLDVMTSLAESGMTMIVVTHEMGFARKAADRVVFMADGRIVEEAAPDTFFTAPKSERAKDFLSKLITH; from the coding sequence ATGACGCCCTCGGATGCCGCGCCCCCGACTTCGAACATCACCGTGCGTCGCGGCGACCCGCTCGTCGTGCTCACCGACGTCCAGAAGCACTACGGCGACTTCCAAGCGCTGACCGACATCGACCTCACCGTCAACCGAGGCGAGGTCGTCGTGGTCATCGGACCGTCCGGCTCCGGCAAGTCGACGCTGTGTCGGACGATCAATCGGCTCGAGACGATCACGAGCGGCACGATCACGATCGACGGCGAGGATCTGCCGAGCGAGGGGAAGCAGCTCGCGGCTCTCCGGGCGGACGTCGGCATGGTCTTCCAATCGTTCAACCTCTTCTCGCACCTCACGATCCTCGAGAACGTCACGCTGGGGCCGATCAAGGTCAAGGGCATGAAGAAGGCGGACGCCGAGCGCGAGGCGAAGACGCTGCTCGAGCGCGTCGGAGTGGCGCATCAGGCGAACAAGCTCCCCGCCCAGCTCTCCGGCGGCCAGCAGCAGCGCGTCGCCATCGCCCGCGCCCTGGCGATGACCCCGAAGGTCATGCTCTTCGACGAGCCCACCAGCGCGCTGGACCCCGAGATGATCAACGAGGTCCTCGACGTCATGACCTCGCTCGCCGAGTCCGGCATGACCATGATCGTCGTGACGCACGAGATGGGCTTCGCGCGCAAGGCCGCCGACCGCGTCGTCTTCATGGCCGACGGGCGCATCGTCGAAGAGGCCGCGCCCGACACCTTCTTCACCGCCCCGAAGAGTGAGCGAGCGAAGGACTTCCTCTCGAAGCTCATCACCCACTGA
- a CDS encoding TrmH family RNA methyltransferase has protein sequence MLENPRSPRVRAVAKLAKRAARDETGLFLLEGPQAVREALAFRPESIVELFATPTALERHQDLRDAAAEAGLDIEYTAEPVLEAMADTVTPQGIVAVARQFPTSLRDVLAAGPRLLAICEEVRDPGNLGTIIRAADAAGADAVILTGRTVDPYNPKVVRATTGSLFHIALSRAGELAAAVTAIRGAGLRVVAADVKGDDLLEARSTGLLAQPTAWLFGNEARGLEDAALELADDALRLPIYGSAESLNLATAASVCLYESAFAQRS, from the coding sequence GTGCTGGAGAATCCCCGATCCCCACGCGTTCGCGCGGTTGCCAAGCTCGCCAAGCGCGCTGCCCGCGACGAGACGGGCTTGTTCCTTCTGGAGGGCCCGCAGGCCGTCCGCGAAGCCCTCGCCTTCCGACCCGAGAGCATCGTCGAGCTGTTCGCGACGCCGACCGCTCTCGAGCGACACCAGGACCTGCGCGATGCCGCGGCCGAGGCCGGGCTCGACATCGAGTACACCGCCGAGCCGGTGCTCGAGGCGATGGCCGACACCGTGACGCCGCAGGGGATCGTCGCCGTCGCCCGGCAGTTCCCCACGTCGCTGCGCGATGTGCTGGCCGCGGGGCCCCGGCTGCTCGCGATCTGCGAGGAGGTGCGCGATCCCGGAAATCTCGGAACCATCATCCGCGCGGCCGACGCGGCGGGCGCCGACGCGGTGATCCTGACCGGTCGCACGGTGGATCCCTACAACCCCAAGGTGGTCCGTGCGACCACCGGATCGCTTTTCCACATCGCGCTGTCTCGCGCCGGTGAGCTCGCCGCCGCCGTGACCGCCATCCGCGGGGCGGGGCTGCGCGTCGTCGCCGCCGACGTCAAGGGCGACGACCTGCTCGAGGCGCGGTCGACGGGTCTGCTCGCGCAGCCGACCGCGTGGCTGTTCGGCAACGAGGCGCGCGGTCTCGAGGACGCGGCGCTCGAGCTCGCGGACGACGCGCTGCGCCTTCCGATCTACGGCAGCGCCGAGTCCCTCAACCTCGCGACGGCAGCCAGCGTCTGCCTCTACGAGTCCGCCTTCGCGCAGCGCAGCTGA
- the rplT gene encoding 50S ribosomal protein L20, with protein MARVKRAVNAHKKRRVILERASGYRGQRSRLYRKAKEQVTHSLVYAYRDRRKRKGDFRRLWIQRINAAARQNGITYNRFIQGLGLAGVQVDRRILAELAVNEPATFASLVATAKAALPTDVNAAKASA; from the coding sequence ATGGCTAGAGTCAAGCGGGCAGTAAACGCCCACAAGAAGCGTCGCGTCATCCTCGAGCGCGCCTCCGGTTACCGCGGTCAGCGTTCGCGCCTGTACCGCAAGGCCAAGGAGCAGGTCACCCACTCGCTGGTCTACGCGTACCGCGACCGCCGCAAGCGCAAGGGCGACTTCCGCCGCCTCTGGATCCAGCGCATCAACGCCGCTGCTCGCCAGAACGGCATCACCTACAACCGCTTCATCCAGGGCCTCGGCCTCGCGGGTGTGCAGGTCGACCGCCGCATCCTGGCCGAGCTCGCTGTGAACGAGCCCGCCACGTTCGCGTCGCTCGTGGCGACGGCGAAGGCGGCCCTGCCGACCGACGTCAACGCCGCCAAGGCCTCGGCGTAA
- the rpmI gene encoding 50S ribosomal protein L35, translating into MPKQKTHSGAKKRFKLTGSGKLMKQQAGMRHNLEGKSSRRTRRLNQEQVLAPGDAKQAKKLLGL; encoded by the coding sequence ATGCCGAAGCAGAAGACCCACTCGGGTGCCAAGAAGCGCTTCAAGCTGACCGGAAGCGGCAAGCTCATGAAGCAGCAGGCGGGCATGCGTCACAACCTCGAGGGCAAGTCGAGCCGTCGCACCCGTCGCCTGAACCAGGAGCAGGTCCTGGCTCCCGGTGACGCCAAGCAGGCCAAGAAGCTCCTCGGCCTCTGA
- the infC gene encoding translation initiation factor IF-3: MAPSATSEEFRISDPRTNDRIRVPEVRLVGPAGEQVGVVRIEVALRLAQEADLDLVEVAPNSKPPVVKIMDYGKFKYEAAQKAKEARRNQANTVLKEVRFRLKIEAHDYITKLKRAEGFLQAGDKVKAMILFRGREQSRPEQGVRLLRKFAEDVAEFGTVESNPTIDGRNMVMVVAPHKNKSEAKAEQNAQRAANKEAARQARTGDTPEPATADAAE; this comes from the coding sequence GTGGCCCCATCCGCTACGTCAGAGGAGTTCCGCATCAGCGATCCCCGCACCAACGACCGCATCCGCGTTCCCGAGGTCCGCCTCGTGGGACCCGCGGGTGAGCAGGTCGGCGTCGTCCGCATCGAGGTGGCGCTGCGCCTGGCCCAGGAGGCCGACCTCGATCTCGTCGAGGTGGCCCCGAACTCGAAGCCCCCCGTGGTCAAGATCATGGACTACGGCAAGTTCAAGTACGAGGCTGCGCAGAAGGCCAAGGAAGCGCGTCGCAATCAGGCCAACACCGTCCTCAAAGAGGTGCGTTTCCGCCTGAAGATCGAAGCTCACGACTACATCACCAAGCTCAAGCGTGCCGAGGGCTTCCTGCAGGCCGGCGACAAGGTCAAGGCCATGATCCTGTTCCGAGGCCGCGAGCAGTCGCGTCCCGAGCAGGGCGTGCGTCTGCTGCGCAAGTTCGCGGAGGACGTCGCCGAGTTCGGCACCGTGGAGTCCAACCCCACGATCGACGGACGCAACATGGTCATGGTGGTCGCCCCGCACAAGAACAAGTCCGAGGCGAAGGCGGAGCAGAACGCTCAGCGCGCGGCGAACAAGGAAGCCGCCCGTCAGGCACGCACCGGGGACACCCCGGAGCCTGCCACCGCAGACGCGGCCGAATAA
- a CDS encoding DUF1844 domain-containing protein, with amino-acid sequence MDAQARANQERWERQEAAATAASRDIADVPAVEVITTTAVHLLSAAAVKVGLADDPDTQTDLDEARKLINALAGLITAGAPEISDMHARSLRDGLRSVQLAFREASVIPDPIGKGPGEKWTGPVT; translated from the coding sequence ATCGACGCGCAGGCACGCGCCAACCAGGAGCGCTGGGAGCGTCAGGAGGCTGCTGCCACCGCCGCATCCCGCGACATCGCCGACGTCCCCGCGGTGGAGGTCATCACCACGACCGCCGTGCACCTGCTCAGCGCCGCAGCCGTCAAGGTCGGCCTCGCAGACGACCCCGACACCCAGACCGACCTCGACGAGGCGCGCAAGCTCATCAACGCCCTCGCGGGTCTGATCACCGCGGGAGCCCCCGAGATCAGCGACATGCACGCCCGGTCGCTGCGCGACGGCCTGCGCTCTGTGCAGCTCGCTTTCCGCGAGGCCTCCGTCATCCCCGACCCGATCGGCAAGGGCCCCGGCGAGAAGTGGACGGGCCCCGTCACCTGA
- a CDS encoding SseB family protein: MSQDADASCGHDSAGVPWEGRRFQTNTHAGDDGSADAALLAALTAFRSGEGDAVAVVDAYRRARLLIPLIAEKGEEGTAPSGLRVDKTQELSIVTVAGPDGRRVLPVFSSVDTMARWDRSARPVPADGIRTALAAAGDDTDLIVIDPGSPTEFVLRRPAVWAIGQGHPWEPSPVSPEVFAGLQESIGAELAVLDLSVAAGDPDARLRGPELIVELHLIDGLDKEQLDAVLARLARRWSVDDRIAVLVDSLTVKLRRSR, encoded by the coding sequence ATGTCGCAGGACGCTGACGCGAGCTGCGGACACGACTCCGCGGGGGTCCCCTGGGAAGGGCGTCGTTTCCAGACGAACACCCACGCGGGTGACGACGGCTCGGCGGATGCGGCGCTGCTGGCCGCGCTGACGGCCTTTCGCTCCGGGGAGGGCGACGCTGTCGCCGTCGTCGACGCCTATCGCCGTGCGCGCCTGCTGATCCCGCTCATCGCCGAGAAGGGGGAGGAGGGCACCGCCCCCAGCGGGCTGCGCGTGGACAAGACGCAGGAGTTGTCGATCGTCACCGTCGCAGGTCCGGACGGGCGACGCGTTCTTCCGGTCTTCAGCTCGGTCGACACCATGGCCCGGTGGGATCGGAGCGCACGGCCCGTCCCCGCTGACGGCATCCGCACCGCGCTCGCTGCCGCGGGCGACGACACGGATCTGATCGTCATCGATCCGGGCTCACCGACGGAGTTCGTGCTGCGCCGGCCCGCCGTCTGGGCCATCGGCCAGGGGCACCCGTGGGAGCCGAGCCCGGTGTCGCCGGAGGTCTTCGCGGGGCTGCAGGAGAGCATCGGCGCCGAACTCGCCGTGCTCGATCTCTCGGTCGCCGCAGGAGACCCCGACGCGCGCTTGCGCGGTCCGGAGCTGATCGTCGAGCTGCACCTCATCGACGGTCTCGACAAGGAGCAGTTGGATGCCGTCCTCGCCCGTCTCGCCCGCCGCTGGTCGGTCGATGACCGCATCGCGGTCCTCGTCGACTCGTTGACGGTCAAGCTCCGCCGGTCGCGCTGA
- the priA gene encoding bifunctional 1-(5-phosphoribosyl)-5-((5-phosphoribosylamino)methylideneamino)imidazole-4-carboxamide isomerase/phosphoribosylanthranilate isomerase PriA, which translates to MNDFASTPELILLPAVDVADGKAVRLTQGEAGSETSYGDPVDAAVEWARQGAQWIHLVDLDAAFGRGNNAAVMRRVIKQVKGVQVELSGGIRDDESLDAALESGAARINLGTAALENPEWAADVISRYGESVAVGLDVRGTTLAARGWTREGGDLWAVLDRLEDAGCSRYVVTDVTKDGTLRGPNVELLREVTARTPKPVVASGGISSLDDIAALRELVPLGVEGAIVGKALYAGAFTLAEALDVAGR; encoded by the coding sequence ATGAACGATTTCGCGTCCACCCCTGAACTCATCCTTCTGCCGGCGGTCGATGTCGCCGATGGGAAGGCCGTCCGCCTCACCCAGGGTGAGGCTGGTAGCGAGACCAGCTACGGCGACCCGGTCGACGCTGCCGTCGAGTGGGCGCGGCAGGGCGCGCAGTGGATCCATCTCGTGGATCTCGACGCCGCGTTCGGACGCGGCAACAACGCGGCCGTGATGCGCCGGGTCATCAAGCAGGTGAAGGGCGTCCAGGTCGAGTTGTCGGGCGGGATCCGTGATGACGAGAGCCTCGACGCCGCCCTCGAGTCGGGAGCGGCGCGCATCAACCTCGGCACGGCGGCGCTGGAGAATCCCGAGTGGGCGGCGGATGTCATCAGTCGTTACGGCGAGTCCGTCGCCGTCGGGCTGGACGTGCGCGGCACGACCCTCGCGGCGCGCGGCTGGACGCGCGAGGGTGGCGACCTCTGGGCCGTGCTCGACCGCCTCGAGGACGCGGGCTGCAGCCGTTACGTCGTGACCGACGTCACCAAGGACGGCACCCTGCGCGGCCCCAATGTGGAGCTGCTGCGCGAGGTCACGGCGCGTACCCCGAAGCCGGTGGTCGCCTCGGGCGGGATCTCGAGCCTCGACGACATCGCCGCGCTTCGCGAGCTGGTGCCGCTGGGTGTCGAGGGCGCCATCGTGGGCAAGGCCCTCTATGCCGGCGCGTTCACGCTGGCCGAGGCGCTGGATGTCGCAGGACGCTGA
- the hisH gene encoding imidazole glycerol phosphate synthase subunit HisH, producing MTDAPLVAVLDYGSGNVHSAVKALAAAGADARLTADRGLIQDADGLLVPGVGAFRAVAEALRASKGDELIGRRLAGGRAVLGICVGMQVLFDHGVERGDATDGLGEWPGTVTELDAPVLPHMGWNTVSPDAGSRLFAGLEDERFYFVHSFAAQHWTMPPQAPFAEPVLTWATHGSPFLAAVENGPLSATQFHPEKSGAAGIRLLANWISTLRPQ from the coding sequence GTGACCGACGCGCCGCTGGTCGCGGTCCTCGACTACGGTTCGGGCAACGTCCACTCCGCCGTCAAGGCTCTGGCCGCAGCCGGTGCCGACGCGCGGCTGACCGCCGACCGCGGACTCATCCAGGATGCGGACGGCCTGCTCGTGCCGGGTGTCGGAGCGTTCCGAGCGGTGGCGGAGGCATTGCGGGCGAGCAAGGGCGACGAGCTCATCGGCAGGCGCTTGGCCGGCGGCCGCGCCGTGCTCGGGATCTGCGTCGGGATGCAGGTGCTGTTCGACCACGGCGTGGAACGCGGCGACGCGACCGACGGGCTGGGCGAGTGGCCGGGGACGGTGACCGAGCTCGACGCGCCCGTTCTGCCGCACATGGGCTGGAACACGGTCTCACCGGATGCGGGCTCACGTCTGTTCGCCGGGCTCGAGGACGAGCGCTTCTACTTCGTGCACTCCTTCGCGGCGCAGCACTGGACGATGCCGCCTCAGGCGCCGTTCGCCGAGCCGGTGCTCACGTGGGCCACACACGGCTCCCCGTTCCTTGCGGCCGTGGAGAACGGGCCTCTCAGCGCCACGCAGTTCCACCCCGAGAAATCGGGGGCTGCGGGCATCCGTCTCCTCGCCAATTGGATCAGCACGCTGCGACCCCAGTAG
- the hisB gene encoding imidazoleglycerol-phosphate dehydratase HisB has translation MTAQPASHRTAELSRATSESQIELSLDLDGTGKSSISTSVPFFDHLLTAFAKHSLTDLTVRATGDTHIDAHHTVEDVSIVLGQAIRAALGDKSGIARYGDALVPLDEALAQAVVDISGRPYLVHDGEPEGYAFHLIGGHFTGSLVRHAFEAIAYNAALTVHVRVLGGRDPHHIAEAEFKAFARAFRQAKAFDPLVDGIPSTKGAL, from the coding sequence ATGACCGCGCAGCCCGCATCGCACCGCACCGCCGAGCTCAGCCGGGCCACGAGCGAGTCGCAGATCGAGCTCTCGCTCGACCTCGACGGCACCGGCAAGAGCTCGATCTCGACGAGCGTGCCGTTCTTCGACCACTTGTTGACGGCGTTCGCGAAGCACTCCCTCACCGATCTGACGGTGCGGGCCACCGGTGACACCCACATCGACGCACATCACACCGTGGAAGACGTGTCGATCGTCCTCGGCCAGGCGATCCGCGCCGCTCTGGGGGACAAGAGCGGGATCGCGCGGTACGGCGATGCGCTCGTGCCGCTCGACGAGGCGCTCGCGCAGGCGGTCGTCGACATCAGCGGCCGCCCGTACCTCGTCCACGACGGCGAGCCCGAGGGGTATGCGTTCCACCTGATCGGGGGTCACTTCACCGGGTCACTCGTGCGTCACGCGTTCGAGGCCATCGCCTACAACGCGGCGCTCACCGTGCACGTGCGCGTTCTGGGCGGCCGCGACCCGCACCACATCGCCGAGGCCGAGTTCAAGGCGTTCGCACGTGCGTTCCGCCAGGCGAAGGCGTTCGACCCGCTCGTCGACGGGATCCCGAGCACGAAGGGCGCCCTGTGA
- a CDS encoding histidinol-phosphate transaminase has translation MERVTISLDDLPIRDDLRGLKPYGAPQAPLPVALNVNENTHPVPADVASDILASIGAALEQVNRYPDREFSRLRAAFAGYLGGGLVAEQIWAANGSNEVLQHVLQAFAGPGRTAFGFAPTYSMYPLLTRATGAEWVAGTRAEDYSLSAVSAAEQVRRADPDVIFLCAPNNPTGTPMTLDVIEAVYEASRGIVIVDEAYQEFAPRDTPSAISLLPGRERLVVSRTMSKAFAFAGARVGYLAADPAVVDALRLVRLPYHLSALTQAAAEAALRHADTMLGMVDEIVAQRDRISGELTAMGYLAHESWTNFVLFGGVADPAAVWRALYERGVLIRDVGIPGHLRVTAGTEAETTAFLAAMASIDSQA, from the coding sequence ATGGAGCGCGTGACGATCAGCCTCGATGATTTGCCGATCCGCGACGATCTGCGCGGACTCAAGCCCTACGGCGCGCCCCAAGCGCCGCTTCCGGTGGCGTTGAACGTCAACGAGAACACGCATCCCGTCCCGGCCGATGTCGCGTCCGACATCCTCGCGTCGATCGGTGCCGCCCTCGAACAGGTCAACCGCTACCCGGACCGCGAGTTCAGCCGTTTGCGCGCTGCTTTCGCCGGCTACCTCGGCGGCGGACTGGTCGCGGAGCAGATCTGGGCGGCCAACGGGTCCAACGAGGTCCTCCAGCACGTCCTGCAGGCGTTCGCGGGTCCTGGGCGCACCGCGTTCGGCTTCGCGCCCACGTACTCGATGTACCCGCTGCTCACCCGGGCGACGGGGGCGGAGTGGGTCGCCGGCACTCGCGCCGAGGACTACAGCCTGAGCGCTGTGTCCGCCGCGGAACAGGTGCGTCGGGCGGACCCGGACGTGATCTTCCTCTGCGCCCCGAACAATCCGACCGGAACGCCGATGACCCTCGACGTCATCGAGGCGGTGTACGAGGCCAGCCGCGGCATCGTCATCGTCGACGAGGCCTATCAGGAGTTCGCCCCGCGGGACACCCCGTCGGCGATCTCGCTTCTGCCAGGGCGCGAGCGGCTGGTCGTCTCCCGCACCATGAGCAAGGCGTTCGCGTTCGCGGGTGCGCGCGTCGGGTACCTGGCTGCTGATCCCGCGGTCGTGGACGCTCTTCGTCTGGTGCGGCTTCCGTACCACCTCAGCGCCCTGACGCAGGCGGCAGCGGAGGCCGCGCTGCGCCACGCCGACACGATGCTCGGCATGGTCGACGAGATCGTCGCGCAGCGTGATCGCATCAGCGGCGAGCTGACCGCGATGGGTTACCTCGCGCACGAGTCATGGACCAACTTCGTCCTGTTCGGCGGCGTCGCCGACCCTGCGGCCGTGTGGCGCGCGCTGTACGAACGTGGCGTCCTCATCCGCGACGTCGGCATCCCCGGTCACCTGCGCGTGACGGCGGGGACCGAGGCTGAGACGACGGCGTTCCTGGCGGCCATGGCGTCGATAGACTCGCAGGCATGA
- a CDS encoding LysM peptidoglycan-binding domain-containing protein codes for MSTIEFAAPVATRLRLTARGRRVLAWLVALPVVAALAVGVISGGSALASREPGAAAGSFEMVTVMAGESLWSIAEEVAPQDDPRDVVDAIMRLNTLPGAQVSAGQRLAIPAEYASGE; via the coding sequence ATGAGCACGATCGAGTTCGCCGCCCCCGTCGCCACCCGCCTGCGTCTGACCGCGCGCGGTCGTCGGGTGCTCGCCTGGCTCGTCGCTCTGCCCGTCGTCGCGGCGCTGGCCGTCGGCGTGATCAGCGGCGGGTCCGCGCTCGCCTCGCGCGAGCCCGGCGCAGCCGCCGGCTCGTTCGAGATGGTGACGGTGATGGCGGGGGAGTCGCTGTGGTCGATCGCGGAGGAGGTCGCTCCCCAAGACGACCCGCGCGACGTCGTCGACGCGATCATGCGGCTCAACACCCTGCCGGGCGCGCAGGTGAGCGCCGGGCAACGTCTGGCCATCCCGGCGGAGTACGCCTCGGGCGAGTGA